From a single Diceros bicornis minor isolate mBicDic1 chromosome 6, mDicBic1.mat.cur, whole genome shotgun sequence genomic region:
- the LRIT2 gene encoding LOW QUALITY PROTEIN: leucine-rich repeat, immunoglobulin-like domain and transmembrane domain-containing protein 2 (The sequence of the model RefSeq protein was modified relative to this genomic sequence to represent the inferred CDS: substituted 3 bases at 3 genomic stop codons), whose translation MASVSHYFLVVLIFLDSHAAQPSCLPGXTCPEESLGRTLQCMSISLGEIPGKLPDEFKQVRIENSPLFELSRGSSINMSSLEYLWLNFNSVTVIHVGALEHLSELKELRLEGNKLCSVPWTAFHTTLPLSALDLKHNRIEVLPELALQSLINLTYLDLSSNRLTVVSKNVFLNXPAYQKHQQPGCGAKILSSMGLALHNNPWLCDCRLRELVQFVKSVSLPVILVNPYLMCRGPLSKTGQLFHETELCDCMKPQISTPSANVTIWEGQNVTLQCLSQANASPTIAXTYPLSTWREFYVLTSSTTEDAALSELVIPAAHLVDRGNYTCVASNFIGSSALDISLHILPAQALPAPHSPFSPLESNAYIDLQVVKQTVHGVLLEWFAVADTPVEKWFTLHIASEEVLRKEVVHIGPRINTYAMDDLLPSTKYEACLSLGGQPLRQSQCVVFVIGRDHDGLGKRERLLHVTVVLCAVLLALPVGTYVWAAQAPCSCREWGLCCCPHHKKAPRCPRAAPQRGDSSYRDHTAVCEDSVEHRDAEGDEEDERRDWLNNSGQGATQWASSP comes from the exons ATGGCTTCAGTTTCTCACTATTTCCTAGTAGTTCTGATCTTTCTGGATTCACATGCAGCTCAGCCATCCTGTCTGCCAGGATAAACCTGCCCCGAAGAGAGTTTGGGAAG GACTCTACAGTGCATGTCCATCTCTTTGGGAGAGATCCCAGGGAAGCTTCCTGATGAGTTCAAGCAAGTGAGAATTGAAAATTCACCCTTATTTGAACTGTCCCGAGGGTCTTCCATCAACATGAGCAGCTTGGAATACCTTTGGCTCAATTTTAACAGTGTCACTGTGATCCACGTAGGAGCCCTGGAGCACCTGTCAGAACTGAAAGAGCTGAGACTGGAGGGGAACAAACTCTGTTCAGTACCATGGACAGCGTTCCACACCACTCTGCCTCTGAGCGCCTTGGATCTCAAACACAACAGGATTGAAGTACTccctgagctggctcttcagtcCTTGATCAACCTGACCTACCTTGACCTATCCTCCAATAGGCTTACAGTTGTATCCAAGAATGTCTTCTTGAACTAGCCGGCCTACCAGAAACACCAGCAGCCTGGCTGTGGAGCCAAGATTCTCTCCAGCATGGGGCTGGCGCTGCACAACAACCCCTGGCTATGTGACTGTCGCCTAAGGGAACTTGTCCAGTTTGTAAAGTCCGTTAGCCTCCCAGTCATCCTGGTGAATCCCTACCTGATGTGCCGTGGCCCCCTCTCCAAGACAGGGCAGCTTTTTCATGAAACTGAACTTTGTGATTGCATGAAGCCACAGATCTCAACCCCCAGTGCCAATGTCACCATCTGGGAGGGACAGAATGTGACCTTGCAATGCCTGTCACAGGCCAATGCCTCACCAACCATTGCATAGACTTATCCCCTGAGCACGTGGAGGGAATTTTATG TGTTGACTTCATCTACTACAGAAGATGCTGCTCTGTCAGAGCTGGTCATACCCGCTGCCCATCTGGTGGACAGGGGCAATTACACCTGTGTGGCCTCCAACTTCATTGGCAGTAGCGCCCTTGACATCTCCCTCCACATTCTGCCTGCCCAGGCCCTGCCTGCACCCCATTCTCCTTTCTCCCCCTTGGAAAGCAATGCCTACATTGACCTGCAGGTTGTCAAGCAGACAGTGCATGGGGTCCTGCTGGAGTGGTTTGCGGTGGCCGACACCCCTGTGGAGAAATGGTTCACCCTCCACATTGCATCGGAGGAAGTCCTCAGGAAGGAAGTGGTCCACATTGGCCCCAGGATCAACACATATGCCATGGATGACCTCCTCCCCAGCACGAAATATGAGGCATGCCTCagcctggggggccagcccctacGGCAGAGCCAGTGTGTGGTCTTTGTGATAGGCAGAGACCATGATGGGCTGGGGAAACGAGAGCGCCTTCTGCACGTCACAGTGGTCCTGTGTGCGGTGCTGCTGGCACTGCCTGTGGGCACCTACGTCTGGGCAGCCCAGGCCCCCTGCAGCTGCAGGGAGTGGGGCCTGTGCTgctgtcctcatcacaagaaagccCCCAGGTGTCCCCGCGCAGCCCCACAGCGTGGGGACAGCTCCTATAGAGACCACACAGCTGTCTGTGAGGACAGCGTGGAGCACAGAGATGCTGAGGGGGATGAGGAAGATGAGAGGAGAGATTGGCTGAACAACTCGGGCCAGGGGGCAACACAGTGGGCCTCTAGCCCCTAA